A region from the Engraulis encrasicolus isolate BLACKSEA-1 chromosome 18, IST_EnEncr_1.0, whole genome shotgun sequence genome encodes:
- the bpnt1 gene encoding 3'(2'),5'-bisphosphate nucleotidase 1 isoform X1, whose protein sequence is MASKPALLMRLMASAYAVAEKSGAIARRVMQSGDLGIVEKTGANDLQTAADRLVQQSICASLSRSFPKVTIIGEEDLPAAVVEEDLIETTQTEEVLLKPCPPEYTSLKEEELVVWVDPLDGTKEYTEAARVLGSIPLPHPHNRLKALSDSDTDLQLLATALRLLDHVTVLIGVAYGGKAIAGVINQPFYNYQLGAGAALGRTMWGVLGLGAFGFQLQEVPSDQRIVTTTRSHSNKVVTDCVAAMDPTSVIKVGGAGNKIVQLVEGKASAYVFASPGCKKWDTCGPEAILHAVGGKLTDMHGNAYCYDANVKHMNSAGVLATLRNHDYYLSRVPQSVRQSLS, encoded by the exons ATGGCAAGCAAACCAGCCCTCCTAATGAGGTTGATGGCCTCGGCCTATGCAGTGGCAGAGAAGTCTGGGGCTATCGCCCGGAGGGTGATGCAGAGTGGTGACCTGGGCATTGTGGAGAAG ACAGGAGCCAATGACCTGCAGACTGCGGCTGACCGCTTGGTCCAACAGAGCATCTGTGCATCCCTCTCCCGCAGCTTCCCAAAGGTCACCATCATTGGAGAAGAG GACCTGCCTGCAGCAGTAGTGGAGGAGGATCTGATCGAGACCACTCAGACAGAGGAGGTCCTGCTGAAGCCCTGTCCTCCTGAATACACCAgcctgaaggaggaggag TTAGTGGTCTGGGTTGATCCACTTGATGGCACCAAGGAATACACTGAAG CGGCGCGCGTGCTGGGCAgcatccccctcccccacccccacaacagACTGAAGGCCCTCTCAGACTCAGATACCGACCTTCAGCTGCTGGCTACTGCACTCC GGCTGCTTGATCATGTGACTGTGTTGATTGGAGTGGCATACGGGGGCAAAGCCATCGCCGGAGTCATTAACCAGCCTTTCTACAACTACCAG CTGGGCGCCGGGGCTGCGTTAGGACGGACCATGTGGGGAGTCCTGGGGCTGGGAGCATTCGGCTTCCAACTACAGGAGGTTCCGAGCGACCAGCGCATTGTCACCACCACCCGTTCCCATAGCAACAAGGTGGTGACGGACTGTGTGGCGGCCATGGATCCAACCTCGGTGATCAAAGTAGGAGGGGCAGGGAACAAA ATTGTGCAGCTGGTGGAGGGGAAGGCCTCTGCTTACGTGTTTGCCAGCCCAGGCTGTAAGAAGTGGGACACCTGTGGACCTGAAGCCATCCTGCATGCAGTGGGCG GCAAACTGACTGACATGCATGGGAATGCCTACTGCTACGATGCCAACGTCAAACACATGAACTCGGCCGGAGTGCTGGCCACTCTGCGGAACCACGACTACTACCTCAGCAGAGTACCACAGTCCGTGCGACAGTCACTGTCTTAA
- the bpnt1 gene encoding 3'(2'),5'-bisphosphate nucleotidase 1 isoform X2, translated as MASKPALLMRLMASAYAVAEKSGAIARRVMQSGDLGIVEKTGANDLQTAADRLVQQSICASLSRSFPKVTIIGEEDLPAAVVEEDLIETTQTEEVLLKPCPPEYTSLKEEELVVWVDPLDGTKEYTEGLLDHVTVLIGVAYGGKAIAGVINQPFYNYQLGAGAALGRTMWGVLGLGAFGFQLQEVPSDQRIVTTTRSHSNKVVTDCVAAMDPTSVIKVGGAGNKIVQLVEGKASAYVFASPGCKKWDTCGPEAILHAVGGKLTDMHGNAYCYDANVKHMNSAGVLATLRNHDYYLSRVPQSVRQSLS; from the exons ATGGCAAGCAAACCAGCCCTCCTAATGAGGTTGATGGCCTCGGCCTATGCAGTGGCAGAGAAGTCTGGGGCTATCGCCCGGAGGGTGATGCAGAGTGGTGACCTGGGCATTGTGGAGAAG ACAGGAGCCAATGACCTGCAGACTGCGGCTGACCGCTTGGTCCAACAGAGCATCTGTGCATCCCTCTCCCGCAGCTTCCCAAAGGTCACCATCATTGGAGAAGAG GACCTGCCTGCAGCAGTAGTGGAGGAGGATCTGATCGAGACCACTCAGACAGAGGAGGTCCTGCTGAAGCCCTGTCCTCCTGAATACACCAgcctgaaggaggaggag TTAGTGGTCTGGGTTGATCCACTTGATGGCACCAAGGAATACACTGAAG GGCTGCTTGATCATGTGACTGTGTTGATTGGAGTGGCATACGGGGGCAAAGCCATCGCCGGAGTCATTAACCAGCCTTTCTACAACTACCAG CTGGGCGCCGGGGCTGCGTTAGGACGGACCATGTGGGGAGTCCTGGGGCTGGGAGCATTCGGCTTCCAACTACAGGAGGTTCCGAGCGACCAGCGCATTGTCACCACCACCCGTTCCCATAGCAACAAGGTGGTGACGGACTGTGTGGCGGCCATGGATCCAACCTCGGTGATCAAAGTAGGAGGGGCAGGGAACAAA ATTGTGCAGCTGGTGGAGGGGAAGGCCTCTGCTTACGTGTTTGCCAGCCCAGGCTGTAAGAAGTGGGACACCTGTGGACCTGAAGCCATCCTGCATGCAGTGGGCG GCAAACTGACTGACATGCATGGGAATGCCTACTGCTACGATGCCAACGTCAAACACATGAACTCGGCCGGAGTGCTGGCCACTCTGCGGAACCACGACTACTACCTCAGCAGAGTACCACAGTCCGTGCGACAGTCACTGTCTTAA